Genomic window (Vigna unguiculata cultivar IT97K-499-35 chromosome 10, ASM411807v1, whole genome shotgun sequence):
TTACTCACAATATTCTTCggaaaaattgaacaaaaggCAAAACATTTTTTCAAAGAACCGACAAATAGTGATAGCTCAAGAATGAGGGTGGAATGAATAGTCTTTTCCTCTTTCGGCCTTTCTCTTGaaagagggaaagagaaaaagtTCAGAAGAAGGAAATCATTCAAAGGGAAATAATAATAGACTTTTCCTCTTTCTCCCTGAAAATCTTGCTATTAGTTTAGAGTCATCATTCCAAGCCTACATGAAACTTTTCTCTTTTCTACTTTGAGCAGAGTACAAGAAAGTTATCATACACAGTTGATCTAGTTTTGCAATCAATATGGTGGAAGATTAACACATAGATACAAGATGCATTTGCTTTCGAGAATGACTAAAAATAACTAGAGATATATGTTTAATGATCCATTTTACAATGAATCTAGAAAAACTTTaccaaaatacaataaaatcaaattcCAGAGAAAGAGCATGAAACTGATCTAGCaggagaagaaaacaaaggttTTGGTGGCATTTCCAAAGAATTGATGTTGCCTTCCAACATTTCCACCACTCCACTCATTGTAGGTCTATCATTGGGAAACGTTTGAATACACCATAATCCCACTATGGTCATTCTCCTAACAATCTCATTTTCTTCTATGGTCATCACTTGATCTGGTCTTACATTGTTGTCTTCCTCAAGCCTCCTATATACCAGATATGGGAAGTATATCTCACTTGTGTGACTAGCTTCAGCATTAATGTTCTTCCTCCCTCCTACCATTTCTAGCAACATCATCCCATAGCTGTAAACATCAGACTTATGGGAAACTCCACCAAAATGTCTATTGCACATTTCTGGAGCCACATATCCCATTGTTCCTCTAGTATCTGACAAGGAAATAATGCTTTCTTTCCTGGGACAAAGTTTTGCTAGCCCAAAATCTGATATCTTAGGACAAAAATTCTCATCCAAAAGAATATTATGTGGTTTTATGTCAAAATGTAAAATTCGAGTATTACATCCCCTATGCAAGTACTCCAACCCTCGAGCTATCCCTATTGAGATCTGATACAAATTCTCCCAACTCAATGATGCAATGGATTCTGGCCCGCTGTTGTAGATTAACTTGTCTAAGGAACCATTAGCCATGAACTCATAAATGAGAGCTTTCCTTCGACCTTCCAAACAAAATCCTTGAAGTGTGACAATATTAACATGAGAGGTTCTACTGATGCTAGCAACCTCATTGATGAACTCTTCACCATTTCTTTTAGACACGTTTAATAATTTTACAGCCACAGGGCATCCGGTTGGTAGTTTTCCTTTGTATACTGCACCAAATCCACCTTGACCAAGTTTAACTTTGAAGGAATTAGTCATTTTCTTCACTTCTGAAAATGTGTATCTTTTCAATGCTACAGATCCGTGATCTTTCAAGAATTCTTCAATATTTAGGTCACTCTTTGTAGTCCAACAAAGATTTACCAGTGGAGTTAATGACTTGTatcgaaaataaaaaattatgatgcaTATCATGAATCCTCCCAATATTGCACATATAACACCTGTTAACATATAAAGAAGGGGATTTTAGAGTTAAGAAATAATCAACACTCATTTAACTTGGGAATTCACTTTTTacgaatttaattaatatgaattCAAGAATCTAAACCTAAATTA
Coding sequences:
- the LOC114165081 gene encoding LEAF RUST 10 DISEASE-RESISTANCE LOCUS RECEPTOR-LIKE PROTEIN KINASE-like 2.4 yields the protein MICIIIFYFRYKSLTPLVNLCWTTKSDLNIEEFLKDHGSVALKRYTFSEVKKMTNSFKVKLGQGGFGAVYKGKLPTGCPVAVKLLNVSKRNGEEFINEVASISRTSHVNIVTLQGFCLEGRRKALIYEFMANGSLDKLIYNSGPESIASLSWENLYQISIGIARGLEYLHRGCNTRILHFDIKPHNILLDENFCPKISDFGLAKLCPRKESIISLSDTRGTMGYVAPEMCNRHFGGVSHKSDVYSYGMMLLEMVGGRKNINAEASHTSEIYFPYLVYRRLEEDNNVRPDQVMTIEENEIVRRMTIVGLWCIQTFPNDRPTMSGVVEMLEGNINSLEMPPKPLFSSPARSVSCSFSGI